In the Aquimarina spinulae genome, TAGATATCATGGTTGGCAGAAACAGCCTACAGTAAATACTCTTCAGCGAATGGTAGAGCGAACAATTGCTTATGTTCTGGAACATAAAGATTTTAAAGTCCTGGCAACAGGAAGAACAGATGCTAAGGTATCGGCTAATGAAACTTATATTGAGTTGTTTGTAGACCATCAACCTTTGGATATTGAAGTATTTTATCCTTTATTGAATCAAAACCTTCCTCAGGATATTAGGGCCTTGGGTATTGAAGAAACTAATGAGCAGTTTAATATTATTCAATCTCCGAAGAGTAAAGAATATTTGTATTTATTCTCCTTTGGGGAGAAATTTCATCCATTTTGCGCTCCGTTTATGTACAATATTGCAGAAGAACTTGATATAGATTTAATGCAAGAAGCCGCTTCGCTATTTGTAGGAAAACATAATTTTAGATCGTATTGCCACAGGCCAACAAAAAATACAATTTTAGAAGGTGAAGTAACACATTGTGAAATTAAAAAAAATGAAGCGTATACTGCTAGTTTTTTTCCAAAAGAAAGTTATCTTTTACGAGTAAAAGGCGAAGGGTTTAAAAGAAACCAAATTCGCTTAATGATGGGGGTATTATTGGATTTAGGAAAAGGAAAAATAAATCTTGATTTCATTAGGCAAACCCTGGATCCTGAATCAGAAGAAATTGTATTAGAACATATAGTGCCTGGTTCTGGATTAATATTAAACTCTGTTGAATTTAAAACATAAATTATGAAAGTTTTATCTACTAATATCGCAACGCCACGTAGTATACTTTGGAAAGGAAGAGAAGAAAAAACGGGAATCTATAAACTTCCGGTAGAAGACCCTATATATTTAGAGAAAGAAGATGTTCGAAATGATCATGTTATAGATAGGAAATATCATGGTGGGGTTGATAAAGCTTGTTATTTATATTCGGCTGATCATTATCCCTATTGGAAAACAAAATATCCTGATTTAGAATGGAATTACGGAATGTTTGGTGAGAATATTACGGTAGAAGGGTTTGATGAAAAAAATATAAAAATTGGAGCTGTTTATCAACTAGGAAGTGCTACAATACAGATTTCACGTCCCAGACAACCTTGTTACAAACTAGGTATTCGTTTTGGTAATCAAGCGGTGTTAAAGCAAATGATAGATTCACTGCTTTCTGGAGTTTATGTAAGAGTTATCCACCCGGGATCTGTTGTTGCTGGTGATGAATTACAGCTAACAAAGGAAAATGATGATGGAATATCTATTGCCGAATTAAATACATT is a window encoding:
- a CDS encoding MOSC domain-containing protein, with the protein product MKVLSTNIATPRSILWKGREEKTGIYKLPVEDPIYLEKEDVRNDHVIDRKYHGGVDKACYLYSADHYPYWKTKYPDLEWNYGMFGENITVEGFDEKNIKIGAVYQLGSATIQISRPRQPCYKLGIRFGNQAVLKQMIDSLLSGVYVRVIHPGSVVAGDELQLTKENDDGISIAELNTLLFHYDENTHLELAKKALSDTLVSDSDKKYFRKKIKAY
- a CDS encoding tRNA pseudouridine synthase A; this translates as MFRKRYYYIIQLQYLGFRYHGWQKQPTVNTLQRMVERTIAYVLEHKDFKVLATGRTDAKVSANETYIELFVDHQPLDIEVFYPLLNQNLPQDIRALGIEETNEQFNIIQSPKSKEYLYLFSFGEKFHPFCAPFMYNIAEELDIDLMQEAASLFVGKHNFRSYCHRPTKNTILEGEVTHCEIKKNEAYTASFFPKESYLLRVKGEGFKRNQIRLMMGVLLDLGKGKINLDFIRQTLDPESEEIVLEHIVPGSGLILNSVEFKT